One window from the genome of Salmo salar chromosome ssa25, Ssal_v3.1, whole genome shotgun sequence encodes:
- the LOC123730532 gene encoding uncharacterized protein, with protein MVLIEVSGLCTEINSAIQIRQFFNFTWVNQNLDYAVFYVMILDTLNELLERARDYGESRDVLQLEICGDSMQNTVSLILPNGEADLEQFIALLERLVQSSLSIIADRSLELVVQIIRQPLGGGGGQRRKLDSLMQSEIINNKRACLINVPNHGNKLCFAIGLAHLLNPGCTDLEALQKARELQNAVGLGMQDAMAFSDIVKFENFLNIKIVVLYHSKANASLLKFQNNPQPHPQILYFYVQNDHYYAVTNIGAFLGAPYVCPACHTGYTRKGGHSCRYNCSVCLDEKCPMQPLNLTPCADCHRTCRSAYCYEKLKIESWHPKACKSVSSCDINRKCPKCQCNYNLKIDNPKPHVCGIIHCPICKGPLKSRDSELVQDVPHECYIQPLAEDEHSEKYVFYDFETNQQSGVHLPIFVSTMTFKGDKWSAEGPNCALLFLKHFRKPQYRNFTFIAHNSRAYDSYLLLNPLIQQGVAPSVIAQGSKILCFVDPAFNQRYIDSLSFLPMRLSQMPEALGFENSVKGWFPHFFTSEENLHYIGSYPRPEMYGCDQMSPKERERFMTWYETVCHSTFDFHKEMESYCDNDVVILREGCLRFRAEVIKDAGIDPWSCTTIASACMKTYRTHFLPLGSIAIPSPDNYRRQFKSYSSGSIQWLEYLAQDKDIFIQHALNRGEKAFGPYHVDGYTQIDGVETVFEYNGCFSHGCKSCFEPQALCVLNPKDFW; from the coding sequence ATGGTCCTGATAGAAGTGTCAGGGTTGTGTACAGAAATAAATTCAGCAATACAGATTAGACAGTTTTTCAATTTCACATGGGTGAATCAAAATCTCGATTATGCTGTTTTTTACGTGATGATTTTGGATACTCTGAACGAACTGTTAGAGAGGGCAAGAGATTATGGCGAATCTCGTGATGTCTTACAGTTGGAAATTTGTGGAGATAGCATGCAAAACACTGTATCTCTTATTTTACCCAATGGTGAAGCAGATCTTGAACAATTTATAGCCCTGCTGGAACGacttgttcaatcaagtttatcCATCATAGCCGATAGGTCGCTGGAGCTTGTTGTGCAAATAATACGGCAACCcctgggtggtgggggggggcagaGAAGGAAGCTAGATAGCCTAATGCAATCAGAAATCATAAACAATAAAAGGGCATGCCTCATAAACGTTCCCAATCATGGTAATAAGCTATGCTTTGCAATAGGCCTAGCACATTTACTAAACCCTGGATGTACGGATCTAGAGGCGTTGCAAAAGGCTAGAGAGCTTCAAAATGCTGTCGGTCTGGGCATGCAGGATGCAATGGCATTCTCTGACATAGTCAAATTTGAAAACTTTCTGAACATCAAGATTGTGGTTTTGTACCACAGTAAAGCTAATGCTTCTCTCTTGAAATTCCAAAACAACCCCCAACCTCATCCTCAGATCCTGTACTTTTATGTGCAAAACGACCATTACTATGCAGTTACCAACATCGGAGCGTTTTTAGGCGCACCATATGTGTGTCCAGCCTGTCATACCGGCTACACCCGAAAGGGTGGCCACTCGTGCCGTTATAACTGTTCCGTATGTCTGGATGAAAAATGTCCGATGCAGCCCTTAAACCTGACACCCTGTGCCGATTGTCACAGGACATGCCGTTCGGCCTACTGTTACGAAAAACTCAAAATTGAATCATGGCACCCCAAGGCCTGTAAATCTGTAAGCAGTTGTGATATTAACAGGAAATGTCCAAAATGTCAATGCAATTACAACCTTAAAATAGACAACCCTAAACCTCATGTGTGTGGAATCATTCATTGCCCAATCTGTAAAGGGCCTTTGAAAAGCAGAGACTCTGAACTGGTTCAAGATGTGCCCCACGAGTGTTATATTCAACCCTTGGCTGAAGATGAACAttcagagaaatacgttttttatgATTTTGAGACTAATCAACAATCAGGGGTTCATTTGCCTATTTTTGTATCTACCATGACTTTCAAGGGGGATAAGTGGTCAGCTGAGGGACCCAATTGTGCACTCCTCTTTCTAAAACACTTCAGAAAACCCCAGTACAGAAACTTTACGTTTATAGCGCACAATTCTAGAGCATATGATTCGTACCTTCTTTTGAACCCTCTGATACAGCAAGGCGTTGCGCCCAGTGTCATAGCTCAAGGTAGTAAAATCTTGTGTTTTGTTGACCCCGCTTTCAACCAGAGATACATTGACAGTTTAAGCTTCTTACCCATGAGATTGTCTCAAATGCCTGAGGCCTTGGGTTTTGAGAACTCTGTGAAAGGTTGGTTTCCCCATTTTTTTACATCTGAGGAGAATTTACACTATATAGGATCTTATCCGAGACCTGAAATGTACGGTTGTGATCAAATGTCtcccaaagagcgagagagattcatgACATGGTACGAGACAGTATGTCACAGCACTTTTGACTTCCACAAAGAGATGGAGTCATACTGTGACAACGACGTGGTTATCCTTCGCGAGGGGTGCCTCAGATTCAGAGCAGAGGTCATCAAAGATGCAGGCATTGACCCCTGGAGTTGTACAACTATTGCATCGGCATGCATGAAAACCTATCGTACACACTTTCTACCTCTAGGATCTATAGCTATCCCCTCGCCTGACAACTACCGACGCCAATTTAAGTCATACTCTAGTGGCTCCATTCAGTGGTTGGAGTACTTGGCCCAGGATAAAGACATTTTTATTCAACATGCTTTGAATAGGGGTGAGAAGGCGTTTGGGCCTTATCATGTAGATGGATACACACAGATTGACGGTGTTGAGACCGTGTTTGAGTACAACGGTTGTTTCTCCCACGGTTGTAAATCTTGCTTTGAGccacaggccctgtgtgtcctaaACCCAAAAGACTTTTGGTGA